Within Wyeomyia smithii strain HCP4-BCI-WySm-NY-G18 chromosome 2, ASM2978416v1, whole genome shotgun sequence, the genomic segment AGCAAGACCGTAGTGCGACTGAGGGAGCAGCGCTGAAAGCAGCAAGACGGAAACATATTGTGTAATTACCATAAAAAACCTGGCCACAAACAATTGGAAACCGAGCAGCTACATAATTTACTGTCTATCGGAGTGTATAGTTACGGACATGCTTTCTAAAGCATTTAATAAAGTAAAGCAAGCATAGTATCGCAGttggagtgcatccagtttGAGAAGGAgtgttgatgaaacaaacttatCTTAGCAATCAGCCGGAAGCATTTCAATCACAGTAATCATGTGAATGTTATAATAAAGATATTTTTTCACTCCTCTGTTACCATTCAACAGGATTGGTTTGTTATTGCACACGCTCTGTTAATATTCCGCAATTGGGATGATGCACAGAGGTCAGAAATCGAtctcagatgccattttgaaatccaagatagtgatttccggtttctggaaccaggatggtttattttattaatttttttacctcagattgtaatgaaaaattttagaaaaatgctATAACTCGAGTTTTGCAGATAATACCTCTTAGTCACtacactttacactttttattcactttcactatctTACCTCTTAGTCATAAACTTGATTCATATAAAATTTTCGCACTTTTTCCCTTCATTCTCTAATACAGGAAGGTTTTTGACGCgggttggtttttttttattcaaaaccgatACATTTTAATCACGTTTTCCATTTTCGGCCAAAAGTTATCACAAATCcgtattaaaaaaattcataattcTTGGTGTTAATTCAAAATACTGCATTATCTGGATTGACCACTTCCATATTCAAACGAGGATCAAACATTTTAGGAGTGTTTTCTTCACTATATTTTGCACtcaagtcttttttacgcggacctatacaaatttggaacgcatcccccgcgtaaaaaaaagaacTGAGTGTATTACTAATCGCTCTGATATTAATTACcctcatttaattttttttagttttatcttCCTCTGTTAATATTTTTACGTAGCTTAGTGACTGACAGCTCAGTCcggactgtatggggtatcgctaaaccatatggattatcatccgtttatggttattgattacgCGGGTTGAGTTGAGTCCTAAAGCTgaaccagtttttatatatcatttgaaaaagttgcgtttcctgagcaaaacgtgatttttgaaaaagtttatcattatctttcgatttttaaatgaaaaatgaaaaactgcttgaaattagTTAAATGGCAGTTCGCCCACATTCATGAGACATACATAACACTGACGTTTTTCTCTGGTatacgttgccccatagtattTCATACCTCGTCCTGTCCAGCTGCTCGACTAATAATGAAAAGAAtgtgttttctttttctcggccttatcgagccctaaaaaaatcccataaggaactgtcaaaaagttatttacaaaatcaatgcagcatttttcgagtgggaacgagacaaatgcagggctgcgcaggtacattgccttcaaaaacaactcaaacagtgattttattcagtgtgtggtaccattcgagcaATTCATGTTTtaccaacttttttgaaagatttcttTCTGAGTGTTATGTATATCTTTTGTGTGTGGTTCGCTCATTaggtatttcgagcagtttttcattcttcatttaaaaatcgaagaataatgataaacatttttcgaaaatcacgttttgctcagaaaatcacACTCTGAcacataaaaatcagaaaatcgtgtaaaactttaggatccaaatgggttgtttagctctattagtttttatatcatctggaagagctgcattttctaagcaaaccgtgatttttaaaaaatttctatcggtgtcattcattttttaaatcatgaattaaaactgctcgaaatcgctacaatgacatttcgcccatataccaactattattgtagcgatttatattctttatttaaaaatcgaaggaaaatgatataaaattttaaaaaatgacgttttgctcagaaaattttagctgatatacaaaaatcaaaaacccGTGTGTAGCTAAGCAACTCAATTACGATGGCCATTAGACTGGGATCCTGCTATATGGGAGAAAACCATGCTGTTTTTTTCGCTCTCATGCACTTTTCGTATTCCTCATGGGTCTTATAATAATTGtgttttcagatcgatcggcgaaactatatttttgcgcccgatttttaaagtttccatacgttTTTATATGTTCTCCGGTACCGGTACATGATATTCATAGGTTATTTTCTGGGAaagcctgtggctgaaagccaccctaataaagtaatgaaaaaaaaagtttgtagaaaaagttaacttatttccttcaaactgattgaatatctgacgaacggctcaccattgaatttttctggTTATACTGCTgtagcatgctgctgttgcaagttcaatcatgtgataagaaatgatatcgcgtaAAATTTCTCTAGGatgctttcaagcttaattccacGTGAAATCATCCTTCGGCAAGTTTGCAAAAGCAGTATGCtatagcagtgttgctggaaaaactcAATAGTGAGCCGTTCgtagacattcaatcagtttagggtgaataactttttctacaagcatcgtttTACGGTCTTCGTAAAAGTTttctcaggaaaatttcctacaaatatcatgtatcgatatattttcagGACCccactggacatctctagagaacaagtggattttcccatataaaatcgtatggaagctttaaaaatcggtcGCATAAATATAGTTCCACTGATCGATCTAAAAAGTTGCACAGTTGCTACagaacccataaggaacacgaaaagtgcatgagaGCTAACATTtcttttttgtcccaccctaatggccATTCCTATCCGCAGCTGCAGTATTATTATATCGTTCTTATATCATTTTAACTAATAAATCGTTTAAGTAATCGCGCCttgttcaaaaaattttcttgatcGATATTTTATTTTCCTTGATAAAAAAACCCTgaattttccaggttttcgccaTCTTCAATTCGGTATTTTATTCAAGgtcaaatcaaataaaaatcacTTGAAATGAAATATGTAATCCCACTTCATATCAATGTTAATTTTTCCTACCTGAAAACGATTGAGGAACTAGTTGAGGAAGATTTTCAAACATCCAAATAATGAACATTCAAACAAAACATCAACGTACTGTATTCTTATTATAATCTTTTTAAGCTTAGGCCTTTTCGATTGAAGCGTCAAGATTCTGACAAATCGGACTTCTAAAACTTGGCAACACTGCTCTTGCCATAAATGAAAATTATGCAACAGAAAACGTActcgttattttttttacttctaaaaactCTATGCTAACGTTCACCAAAGTTAAAAGGATTCTCGAAGAAATAATAAGTGAAAAATACACATGCAAGTTTCTACAACCCTTTATTCCTATACAATCGATCACTACGGCCAGGATGGCTGCTCACCTTCCTTCAATACTCTGCCATACAAAGCACTTTTATCCCTGAACATCGTCATTCGTTCGGTTTCCTTGTTGTCCAAAAACCAACCGAAAGCGAAGCCGCTCAAAGGAATCAACATCAGCAAGTATTGCCTTGTGAGTCCAAACATTTTCTATGGATTTCACTGTTTATCTTCCGCCGATTGCTTTTTCCACCTTCTAGTGTAGGAGTAATCTGCCGCGATGCTGCCGATCGTCAGTGACGGAAAGAATATAACAACACTGTAGCGACGGAGGAAGTTtgatattaatgacatgaataGTGGACTAGAAAGAGAAGGATTTAGTGAACTGTTTGCTTTAGTAAAACTATGAATTGACTAGTTATACCTTGATTTTACGTAGAACAAAACTCACATCGCCTGCGTTATGTTTAAAATGATCACTGAGCACTTTATTTCTGCCGTCAGAAAAATGTGTTTATATAAATCTGGGTTGccaaattatttatttcctTTATAATTGCTTGGTTTTTATTTATAAACtccttttgtgtttttttggtttatttgaATTTATGTTGATTTAACTTATTTTTTGAGTAAGTAACATGAATACTAACGAAGCATCACTGTTGAAATGAAAACGACAAAGATTTGAGAAccgtttgatattttttatttgcggTGTACAAAATATCAGGTTTCTGACTTTTCGTCTGAACACAGCGTAATCGCTGCAACCCTGAACAGAGGCATGGTCCAGTTTCACACTGTTCCTTGTTGTGCAAAATCGTCTGTCAAAATCATCTGCGGTTCTTCAATGGTGCATCAGGGTGCATCGAGTGCATTCTTGCATTGTTTATATGTACCTCAAAATATTAAGtgccgaaaaaaaatttgtagGAGCCGCAAGCTAGTAAATAATGCCTACAGAATGCTGCCGAAACCATCCGAAGCGGCAGCTTCTGATAGCAGTGGCCACAACGCACCGGTCGTCGATTCACTGTCGCTGTCGATGATTGTTCTAGTGGCTCTGTTCTGGGGTGCCACTAACCCGTTCATCCGACGAGGCAGCTTAGGTTACAACAATCTCAAGTCGCCGACTAAGTTGGGTCAGCTCTGGCTGGAGTTGTgttttttgctttcccgctggCAGGTAAATTCCATGACAGTTTCATTACTATCAGTGGTTTATTTAAAGCTTATTTTTTACAGTATCTACTTCCGCTGGCGCTAAACCAGTTCGGTAGTGTTATATACGTATTTGCCTTACAGCGATCGGAACTCTCACTGGTTGTTCCGATGGCAAATTCATTAACTTTCGTGTTTACGGCCATCACAGCGCGGTTACTTGGAGAACAAGGTGCCACTTGGAGTGAGTTTCGTTATTCGTATTGTATTGGCGTAaatagttaataattttttacagAAACGTACGCTGGAATGTTACTAGTCATAGCGGGCACAATTATCTGCAGTGTTGAAAAGGTTTTATGATAACATTCGATATCGTAGATAAACTAATATTTTTCACACCCGGGAATTAAAGTAATATATTTGTTACAAAAATAAAGACGAGATATTTGTACCATTATACTTTTAACTTTAACTGGTACTAGTTCAAAAATTGAAGTTGGTAAtgtcttacttactttacttttacggcgacagaccgattatcgatccaatgccgaatccagaatacgtcgctgctatcctccaatctcccctaacacctgtttcgcgggcatcctcgtcgacagcaaatatccaacgagtgcgaggcctacctcgaagtcgacggcctctatcgggatttctgctgaatgtagtcttcgctggtcgttcatccggcattctagctatatgcccagcccactgtaacctgctgtgttttatccgctcaactatatccgccgatttgtacacctggtacattTCATGGTTCATGGGCCACGAGAAGAATTaatgttttgtagagtgcaagtttagtacgggtttgcagactacggAACCTCAGCTagttacgcaatccgtagaaggccctgtttgcagctgctatccgctttttaatctcacggctaacctcgttgtcacatgtcactagtgtacccaggtaaataaattcgtggactacttcaaaagtttccccatctaacaacacctcagcaccaacatccgtcggactaccacgctctctaccagccaccatgtatttcgttttagcAGAGTTATTGATGAGCCCtactctcgcagcttccctcctgagaggtccgtaggcctcttccacagctctacggttgataccaatggtgtcgatatcgtccgcaaaacctagaagcatgtgagactttgtaatgatggtgccgcttctttgcacgccggtCCTCCTtatagcaccctccaatgcaatggtgaacaataagtttgacagcccgtaTCCCtgtttcaaaccatctaacgtcacgaaggagtcctacatctcaccggctatcctgacgcatgatgtagagccttcaagggtggcacgtatcagcctaattagctttgttgggaaaccatgttcgaccatgattcgccataactcatttctctttactgtatcgtacgctgctttgaagtcaatgaacagatggtgcgtctgcaggttaaattctcgaaatttgtcgaggatctgacgcagggtaaacatttggtccgtagtggagcgcccccatcgaaaaccacattggtaatcgccaacaaaggtctcctacAACGGTCTCAGTCTATGGATCAGAATACGGATGAACCTGTTGTATTTCAGCAAGACAACGCTTCTGTTCATATTTCCCGACGAATCAAGGCCTGGTTTTCTGAAAATGACATCACCGTACTAATTTGGGCAGCATGTAGTCCGGATCGCAACCGGTCGAGAACCTCTGGGGTATGTTGGTTGCAAGAATTTACGGCAATGGACGCCAGCTCAACATAGTAAACGACCTTAAATCGTGCATACGATCATGCTGGCAACAAATCTCTGTAAATACTCTCCATAACCTTgtcaattcgatgcccagaaGAGTATTCGAAGTTATTAAGAATAAGGCAGGAGCTACAAAGCATTAGCCAATGAGCTTTCACTACGTTGATTTGAGGTGCGAATGCATcagcttatttttttgatttttcgaatttgttATTCTATCAAGTGCACTTATTTTGAAGAAATGATGCTGTAAGTTTAAGTttataataacaaacaaaaataggtgataacattcaaaatccaaaaagtttttttaaaaaaaacctatgAAAAACAGGGTGTGTCTAAACGAACGCATGTCACTGtattaccacatacataagacatacgaaacactggcgttttttttctgctacACGTTGCctcatagtactccgtacctcgttctgtccaactgctcgacaaataatgaacaaaatgaattttctttttctcggctttatcgagccccaaagaaaatcccataaggaactgtcaaaaagttatttacaaaatcaatgcagtaTTTTTCgagtggaaacgagacaaatgcaggtacactgcctacaaaaacaactcaaatagagattttattcagagcgtggtacattcgagtagttcattttgtaccaacttctTTGgtagatttcttcctgagtgttacgtatgtcttgtGTATGtagtggtaccattcgagtagttcaatttgtaccaacttttttggaagatttcttcctgagtgttaaaTTTATATTACATGGTGTACATTATATTAGAGTATACTTTTGTTTTTAACAATTAAAATAGGTTAAAAATTGAGCCTACACGTGCAAAGGTGAATGGAAATTGTGATATAAACTAAAGCTGAGTCATTCTTTGTTCAGAAATTGTATAGCttgaaaatgcgaaaaaacAATCTTTGTTAACTGTTTAAAATAATAGATTAATAAAAAGGTCCAGTTGGGCCTTTTTCTATTACCGTTATTTTCTGGAGTTTCAGTCGTCCGCTTCCGATTCTTCCGATACAGTCGTCCGCTTAAAAGCCATCCGATCCTTCCATCATCCGCATAAATTCAGTGAGCTCGACCCTCGCCGCTCTCTGCTCCAGTATTTTGTGCCCGTACGGTAGTGGACCGTATCGAGGATCATCGGCGGTGCCCGAAAAGGCTGAGATAGTATTGCCAAAGTGCTTACACTGAATTAACTGTATATCTACTGTATCCAGCTTCTAGCTTATCGTACGCTACCAGTGAAGGTCGCTGGTTTGTGCATCACGGGAGATGCTGCGAATCATCGGCTACCAATAGACGTCGGTATTGTTGGCGAAGCATAGGATCGGCCATTGTCCTCGTAGTATGCATGTTGATCGTTAGAATGGATCAACCGACCGCCATCGCTCTATTCAGTCATCGTACTGctgcttacttactttactttgttggctaacagaccgttaaccggtctagggccgaaagaattagagatgtccagcttctatgtcttgagcagccgttctccagtctcctcgtacaccagcagatcgtgcatcttcttccaccgcgcacatccaccgcgtgcgaggcctaccacggagtcgacggcctcttcctggttctctactgaagatggttttggcggctctctcgtcaggcatcctggctacatgtccagcccactgaagcctgccccgctgtattaccttcactatatcagcatgtttgtatacctggtacaactcgtgattgatgcgtctgcgccacactccatcttccagtttaccgccaattatcgatcgcagaactttacactcaaaaactccgagcactcgtcgatcagcttccttcagcgtccttgcttcatgtccgtaaagggccaccgggagtatcagcgtcctatacagcgctagttttgtacgAGTTTGCAacctacgggaccttagctggttacgcagtccgtagaaagtcctgttcgcagctgcaactcgtcgtttcacttcacggctcatatcgttgtcacatgtcacaagcgtaccaagataaacgaattcgtcaaccacatcaaatcgttccccatctatctccacctcagcaccaacatcacggggactcccacgctctctgccagctaccatgtacttcgttttggcagagttaatgacaagtcccaatctcgctgcttccctcttaaaaggtacgaaggcctcctccacggccttacggttgataccgatgatatcgatgtcgtccgcaaagccaagaagcatgtgagatttcgtgatgatcgtaccgtttctttccacgtttgctcttcgtactgcaccctcaagagcgatattaaacagtaagttggagagcgcatccccctgcatcagtccatccaacgttacgaacgcgggtgatgtctcgccagctatccgactcagcttaattagtttcgtagggaaacggAACGctcctgtcgaaaaccagcctggtattcaccaacaaaggattccgttaacggtctcaatctgaaaaacaggatacgggagaggactttatatgcggagttgagcaacgttatccctcgatagttgccacagttcaatcgatggcccttcttatagatagggcatatgaggccttccaaccagtcgttcggcatttgtttgtccgcccagattcttagtattatctggtggatcgcacagtacagccgctcgcttcccgcgtttagaagttcggccgggataccgtccttcccagcggccttgccgtttttcagctcactaatcgccttttcacctcctcctgtgttggtggctccacagcttgttcgtcactcataatcgtcattcctgctctgctcatccggctcctcaccgttcaatagcgcctgaaaatgctccttccacctggctg encodes:
- the LOC129722150 gene encoding uncharacterized protein LOC129722150 isoform X3, yielding MNSGLEREGFSELFALVSDFSSEHSVIAATLNRGMVQFHTVPCCAKSSVKIICGSSMVHQGASSAFLHCLYVPQNIKCRKKICRSRKLVNNAYRMLPKPSEAAASDSSGHNAPVVDSLSLSMIVLVALFWGATNPFIRRGSLGYNNLKSPTKLGQLWLELCFLLSRWQYLLPLALNQFGSVIYVFALQRSELSLVVPMANSLTFVFTAITARLLGEQVNNFLQKRTLECY
- the LOC129722151 gene encoding NADH dehydrogenase [ubiquinone] 1 beta subcomplex subunit 1, with the protein product MFGLTRQYLLMLIPLSGFAFGWFLDNKETERMTMFRDKSALYGRVLKEGEQPSWP
- the LOC129722150 gene encoding transmembrane protein 234 homolog isoform X2, whose product is MNSGLEREGFSELFALVSDFSSEHSVIAATLNRGMVQFHTVPCCAKSSVKIICGSSMVHQGASSAFLHCLYVPQNIKCRKKICRSRKLVNNAYRMLPKPSEAAASDSSGHNAPVVDSLSLSMIVLVALFWGATNPFIRRGSLGYNNLKSPTKLGQLWLELCFLLSRWQYLLPLALNQFGSVIYVFALQRSELSLVVPMANSLTFVFTAITARLLGEQETYAGMLLVIAGTIICSVEKVL
- the LOC129722150 gene encoding transmembrane protein 234 homolog isoform X1 encodes the protein MVQFHTVPCCAKSSVKIICGSSMVHQGASSAFLHCLYVPQNIKCRKKICRSRKLVNNAYRMLPKPSEAAASDSSGHNAPVVDSLSLSMIVLVALFWGATNPFIRRGSLGYNNLKSPTKLGQLWLELCFLLSRWQYLLPLALNQFGSVIYVFALQRSELSLVVPMANSLTFVFTAITARLLGEQGATWKTYAGMLLVIAGTIICSVEKVL